One stretch of Corallococcus soli DNA includes these proteins:
- a CDS encoding ROK family transcriptional regulator encodes MAVLTVDAAGMRAQNSGLLLNMIWRERQISRAEIARRTELSPSTVSAIVADLEQAGLVRSIGAGVSRGGRRPTLIGFCDEAFSLVGVELGASHVTVVLTDLRGRVRTQSKASHAVRGDPEGSLQKAKELVQECLDAERVPRRSVVGMGVAVPSPVHPASPGKMSPLILPAWKHVDVKEWFETAFDMPVFVDNDANLGALSECFWGAGSGGEDLTYIKLATGIGAGHIIHGDVYRGAGGTAGEIGHIAVDSNGPLCVCGLRGCLVTLIGSTALTERARELMGTRGRKGPTVRDLVDGARAGDAAAKTIIDGMGAYLGIAVGGLLNLLNPAIVVLGGEISSVGEMLLDPLRASVRQRALSVSMAETRIVTSALGERAIAVGAATLVLQAALRDRSLFPTQHVGRSA; translated from the coding sequence ATGGCGGTACTGACGGTCGATGCGGCGGGCATGCGCGCGCAGAACAGCGGCCTGCTGCTGAACATGATCTGGCGCGAGCGTCAGATCTCCCGGGCGGAGATTGCCCGGCGCACGGAGCTCAGTCCGTCGACCGTCTCCGCCATCGTCGCGGACCTGGAGCAGGCGGGCCTGGTGCGCAGCATTGGCGCCGGGGTCTCCCGCGGGGGCCGCCGTCCCACCCTCATCGGCTTCTGTGACGAGGCCTTCAGCCTGGTGGGCGTCGAACTGGGCGCCTCCCACGTCACGGTCGTCCTCACGGACCTCCGCGGCCGCGTGCGCACGCAGAGCAAGGCGAGCCACGCGGTGCGCGGCGATCCGGAAGGGTCGCTGCAGAAGGCGAAGGAGCTGGTGCAGGAGTGCCTGGACGCCGAACGCGTGCCCCGGCGCTCCGTGGTCGGCATGGGGGTGGCGGTGCCCAGCCCCGTGCACCCGGCCTCGCCCGGGAAGATGTCCCCCCTCATCCTGCCCGCCTGGAAGCACGTGGACGTGAAGGAGTGGTTCGAGACCGCCTTCGACATGCCGGTGTTCGTGGACAACGACGCGAACCTCGGCGCGCTGTCGGAGTGCTTCTGGGGCGCCGGCTCCGGGGGCGAGGACCTGACGTACATCAAGCTGGCCACCGGCATCGGCGCCGGCCACATCATCCACGGCGACGTGTACCGGGGCGCGGGCGGCACGGCCGGTGAAATCGGTCACATCGCGGTGGACTCCAACGGGCCGCTCTGCGTGTGCGGCCTGCGCGGTTGCCTCGTCACGCTCATCGGCTCCACGGCGCTCACCGAGCGCGCGCGCGAGCTCATGGGCACCCGTGGCCGCAAGGGGCCCACGGTGCGCGACCTGGTGGACGGCGCCCGCGCGGGCGACGCCGCCGCGAAGACGATCATCGACGGCATGGGCGCTTACCTGGGCATCGCGGTGGGCGGCCTGCTGAACCTGTTGAACCCCGCCATCGTCGTCCTGGGCGGAGAGATCTCATCGGTCGGGGAGATGCTGCTGGACCCCTTGCGCGCGTCGGTGCGCCAGCGCGCCCTGTCCGTGTCCATGGCGGAGACGCGCATCGTCACGTCGGCGCTGGGGGAGCGAGCCATCGCCGTGGGCGCGGCCACCCTGGTGCTTCAAGCGGCCCTGCGGGATCGCTCCCTCTTTCCCACGCAGCACGTCGGGAGGTCCGCATGA
- a CDS encoding glycoside hydrolase family 16 protein — MTSRRLIVALALSGLGLMSCDPAAGAVNKPQTPKPDTELPGTGWELVWSDEFDGPAGTLPSSEKWNPEVGGGGFGNGQFEHNTARAENASLDGEGNLAITARKERYQGNDYTSARLTTKGRFTHTYGRFEARIKLPAGRGIWPAFWLLGADIDQVDWPACGEVDIMEHRGQIPSITRGSLHGPGYSGGQNIGREHAVGGGTLQSDFHLYAVEIEPERVRFILDDTVFFEATPANLPSGAKWVYDHPFFIILNVAVGGSFVGPPDSKTVFPQTMKVDYVRVYARPAP, encoded by the coding sequence ATGACGTCGCGTCGCCTCATTGTCGCCCTGGCCCTGTCGGGCCTGGGCCTGATGTCGTGTGATCCCGCCGCCGGGGCGGTCAACAAGCCGCAGACGCCGAAGCCCGACACGGAGCTCCCCGGCACCGGCTGGGAACTCGTCTGGTCGGACGAGTTCGACGGCCCCGCCGGCACGCTGCCCTCCAGCGAGAAGTGGAACCCGGAGGTGGGCGGGGGCGGGTTCGGCAACGGCCAGTTCGAACACAACACCGCGCGCGCGGAGAACGCGTCCCTGGACGGCGAGGGCAACCTGGCCATCACCGCGCGCAAGGAGCGCTACCAGGGCAACGACTACACGTCCGCGCGCCTGACGACGAAGGGCCGCTTCACGCACACCTACGGCCGCTTCGAGGCGCGCATCAAGCTGCCCGCGGGCCGGGGCATCTGGCCGGCGTTCTGGCTGCTGGGCGCGGACATCGACCAGGTGGACTGGCCCGCCTGCGGCGAGGTCGACATCATGGAGCACCGCGGGCAGATCCCCTCCATCACCCGGGGCTCGCTGCACGGGCCGGGCTACTCCGGCGGACAGAACATCGGCCGCGAGCACGCCGTCGGCGGGGGCACGCTCCAGTCGGACTTCCACCTCTACGCGGTGGAGATCGAACCGGAGCGCGTGCGCTTCATCCTGGACGACACCGTCTTCTTCGAAGCCACGCCCGCCAACCTGCCCTCCGGCGCGAAGTGGGTCTACGACCATCCGTTCTTCATCATCCTCAACGTCGCGGTGGGCGGCTCGTTCGTGGGGCCGCCGGACTCCAAGACGGTGTTCCCGCAGACGATGAAGGTGGACTACGTGCGCGTCTACGCGAGGCCCGCGCCGTGA
- a CDS encoding ABC transporter substrate-binding protein: protein MKFARVLLPLVLLLACSSEPRPRPPGVLFVSVEQQSAWVRNFNPLFAGAGARWPTRAGVYECMQIFSSAQGRWVPWLATQHAWTEDQKTLRFTLRENVRWSDGKPFTAEDVAFTFGLLKKHPALDAGGVWRFITDVKVEGPRAVAFTFSRVYLPGFADLAHQIIVPRHVWEHVADPVTFTNPEPVATGPFTQVTLFRNQVYELGRNPHYWMPGKPAVSALRFLAFPTNDQANMALVEGEVDWAGNFVPAVDRTFVSRDPVHHHRWFPLYGSTVFLYPNTTRPPMDDVRVRKALSMALDRARLVEVAMYGYTRPADATALNDAYTAWKDPEVAKDSWTHHDLARANQLLDEVGLVRGADGLRRLPDGKPFAVDLEVVSGWSDWVRAGQVVSRDLRKLGIAVQLKTYEFGTWFTRLQKGEFQLAISWSLDGPTPYNFYKWLLSPRTVRPVGEVAAANWHRLGDAEADELLIRFERAGTPEEQRALMSAVQRRFSALAPAIPLFPNPSWGESNSLRFTGFPTEQNPYARLAPHAEPDSLLVLTELTPRER from the coding sequence GTGAAGTTCGCCCGCGTGTTGCTGCCGCTGGTGCTGCTGCTGGCGTGCTCCTCGGAGCCCCGCCCGCGTCCGCCCGGCGTGCTCTTCGTCTCCGTGGAGCAGCAGAGCGCGTGGGTGCGCAACTTCAACCCGTTGTTCGCGGGCGCCGGTGCGCGCTGGCCCACCCGGGCCGGCGTCTACGAGTGCATGCAGATCTTCAGCTCCGCGCAGGGCAGATGGGTGCCGTGGCTGGCCACCCAGCACGCGTGGACGGAGGACCAGAAGACGCTGCGCTTCACCCTGCGCGAGAACGTCCGCTGGTCCGACGGCAAGCCCTTCACCGCGGAGGACGTCGCCTTCACCTTCGGCCTCCTGAAGAAGCACCCGGCGCTGGACGCCGGCGGCGTGTGGCGCTTCATCACCGACGTGAAGGTGGAGGGGCCGCGCGCCGTGGCCTTCACCTTCTCCCGCGTGTACCTGCCGGGCTTCGCGGACCTCGCGCACCAGATCATCGTGCCCCGCCACGTCTGGGAGCACGTCGCGGATCCGGTGACGTTCACCAACCCGGAGCCGGTGGCCACCGGGCCCTTCACGCAGGTGACGCTGTTCCGCAACCAGGTGTACGAGCTGGGCCGCAACCCGCACTACTGGATGCCCGGCAAGCCCGCGGTCTCCGCGCTGCGCTTCCTGGCGTTCCCCACCAACGACCAGGCCAACATGGCGCTCGTGGAAGGGGAGGTGGACTGGGCGGGCAACTTCGTCCCGGCGGTGGACCGCACCTTCGTCTCCCGCGATCCCGTACACCACCACCGCTGGTTCCCGCTCTACGGCAGCACCGTCTTCCTGTACCCCAACACCACGCGCCCCCCCATGGACGACGTGCGCGTGCGCAAGGCGCTGAGCATGGCGCTGGACCGCGCCCGGCTGGTGGAGGTGGCCATGTACGGCTACACCCGCCCCGCGGACGCCACCGCCCTCAACGACGCGTACACGGCCTGGAAGGACCCGGAGGTCGCGAAGGATTCCTGGACGCACCACGACCTGGCGCGGGCCAACCAGCTCCTGGACGAGGTGGGCCTCGTGCGCGGCGCGGACGGCCTGCGCCGCCTGCCGGACGGCAAGCCCTTCGCGGTGGACCTGGAGGTGGTGAGCGGGTGGTCGGACTGGGTGCGGGCCGGGCAGGTGGTGAGCCGCGACCTGCGCAAGCTGGGCATCGCCGTGCAGCTCAAGACGTACGAGTTCGGCACCTGGTTCACGCGCCTGCAGAAGGGCGAGTTCCAGCTGGCCATCTCCTGGTCGCTGGACGGGCCCACGCCCTACAACTTCTACAAGTGGCTGCTGTCCCCGCGCACGGTGCGTCCGGTGGGCGAGGTGGCGGCGGCCAACTGGCACCGCCTGGGGGACGCGGAGGCGGATGAGCTGCTCATCCGCTTCGAGCGCGCCGGCACGCCGGAGGAGCAGCGCGCGCTGATGTCCGCGGTGCAGCGGCGCTTCTCCGCGCTGGCGCCCGCCATCCCGCTGTTCCCCAACCCGTCGTGGGGCGAGTCCAATTCGCTGCGCTTCACGGGCTTCCCCACGGAGCAGAACCCCTACGCGCGGCTGGCGCCGCACGCGGAGCCGGACAGCCTGCTGGTGCTGACGGAGCTCACCCCGAGGGAGCGCTGA
- a CDS encoding ABC transporter permease, translating to MGRYILRRLGFYLIAAWASLTLNFVIPRLAPGDPAAAMFARFEGKVAPEAMGALKAAFGFTDAPLYAQYFTYLKHLVQGDLGMSYAYFPSQVTEVIGTGLMWTVALAGVAVIISFTLGSFLGVLAAWNRGGWLDSGLSPALAFLGAFPYFWLAMLALYLFGFVLGWFPLRHAYGHDMEPGLSFAFAADVARHAVLPAASIVVATLGGWMLGMRNTMVATLGTDSIRLAHARGLPPRQVMLRYAARNALLPNVTSFGMAVGFVLSGSLLTEIVFSYPGTGYLLILAVRNQDYPLMQGLFLVITLAVLAANFAVDLLCLWLDPRTRAHA from the coding sequence ATGGGTCGCTACATCCTCCGGCGCCTGGGGTTCTACCTCATCGCCGCGTGGGCCTCGCTCACGCTCAACTTCGTGATCCCGCGGCTCGCGCCCGGCGACCCGGCCGCCGCCATGTTCGCGCGCTTCGAGGGCAAGGTGGCCCCGGAGGCCATGGGCGCGCTGAAGGCCGCCTTCGGCTTCACGGACGCGCCGCTGTATGCCCAGTACTTCACCTACCTGAAGCACCTGGTGCAGGGCGACCTGGGCATGTCGTACGCCTACTTCCCGTCCCAGGTGACGGAGGTGATTGGCACCGGGCTGATGTGGACGGTGGCGCTGGCGGGCGTGGCGGTCATCATCAGCTTCACGCTGGGCTCCTTCCTGGGCGTGCTGGCCGCGTGGAACCGGGGAGGGTGGCTGGACTCCGGCCTGTCCCCCGCGCTCGCGTTCCTGGGCGCCTTTCCGTACTTCTGGCTGGCGATGCTGGCGCTCTACCTCTTCGGCTTCGTGCTGGGGTGGTTCCCGCTGCGCCACGCGTACGGGCACGACATGGAGCCGGGGCTGAGCTTCGCGTTCGCCGCGGACGTGGCCCGGCACGCGGTGCTGCCCGCGGCGTCCATCGTCGTGGCCACGCTGGGCGGGTGGATGCTCGGCATGCGCAACACGATGGTGGCCACGCTGGGCACGGACTCCATCCGGCTGGCGCACGCGCGGGGCCTCCCGCCCCGGCAGGTGATGCTGCGGTACGCGGCGCGCAACGCGCTGTTGCCCAACGTCACCAGCTTCGGCATGGCGGTGGGCTTCGTGCTCTCCGGTTCGCTGCTCACGGAGATCGTCTTCTCCTATCCGGGCACGGGCTACCTGCTCATCCTCGCCGTGCGCAACCAGGACTACCCGCTGATGCAGGGGCTGTTCCTGGTCATCACCCTGGCGGTGCTCGCGGCGAACTTCGCCGTGGACCTGCTCTGCCTCTGGCTGGACCCGAGGACCCGCGCCCATGCGTGA
- a CDS encoding dipeptide/oligopeptide/nickel ABC transporter permease/ATP-binding protein — MRESLRRLLRHRKAAVGGSLLLFFLLLALVGPWFVMDPTELVGRPHQPPSSAHWFGTTGQGQDVLAQTVVGARETLAVGFAVGALVTLVGALMGVTAGYLGRRVDDVLSLTTNVFLVIPGMPLAIVLGAYLPSGPLRMVAVLTVAGWAWNARVFRAESLALRGRDFVSAAVVTGESHARIVSRELLPNMASLLGSSFIGNTLYAVGAQVGLEFLGLGDVSAVTWGTNLYWAANDAALLTRSWWIFVPTGLCIALVGFALTLVSSAIDELTNPALRVHKPAPLPRGTVAPVHVDRPAPGVLLSVQDLCIDYATEKGASRVVDTVSFDLAPGEVFGLAGESGSGKSTIGSALLGLLPSSARVTQGRILFNGMDVTALEGAGLRAFRWRQVSMVFQSAMSALNPVLTLGEQFHDTLAAHGRVSRATSYARARELLGMVGLSPDLVTAYPHQLSGGMRQRVGIALALALEPRLVIMDEPTTALDVVVQKELLQRMVELKQRLGFAILFITHDLPLLLALADRVGVLQGGKLVEVNTSAGLRAGARHPYTQLLLSSFPHLIAGDVSVTSHAPAAPELSVSRPSTRIAAIPGGHR; from the coding sequence ATGCGTGAATCCCTGCGAAGGCTCCTCCGCCACCGGAAGGCGGCGGTGGGCGGCAGCCTGCTCTTGTTCTTCCTGCTGCTCGCCCTGGTGGGCCCCTGGTTCGTGATGGATCCGACGGAGCTCGTCGGCCGCCCGCACCAGCCGCCCTCGTCGGCGCACTGGTTCGGGACCACGGGGCAGGGGCAGGACGTGCTCGCCCAGACGGTGGTGGGCGCGCGGGAGACGCTGGCGGTGGGCTTCGCCGTGGGCGCGCTCGTGACGCTGGTGGGCGCGCTCATGGGCGTGACGGCGGGCTACCTGGGCCGCCGCGTGGACGACGTGCTGTCGCTCACCACCAACGTGTTCCTGGTCATCCCTGGCATGCCGCTGGCCATCGTGCTGGGCGCCTACCTGCCGTCCGGCCCCCTGCGCATGGTGGCCGTGCTGACGGTGGCGGGCTGGGCCTGGAACGCGCGCGTCTTCCGCGCGGAGTCGCTGGCGCTGCGCGGGCGCGACTTCGTGTCCGCCGCCGTGGTGACGGGGGAGAGCCACGCGCGCATCGTGTCGCGGGAGCTGCTGCCCAACATGGCGTCGCTCCTGGGCTCGTCCTTCATCGGAAACACGCTCTACGCGGTGGGCGCGCAGGTGGGCCTGGAGTTCCTGGGCCTGGGCGACGTCAGCGCGGTGACGTGGGGCACGAACCTGTACTGGGCCGCCAACGACGCGGCGCTGCTCACGCGCTCGTGGTGGATCTTCGTCCCCACGGGCCTGTGCATCGCGCTGGTCGGCTTCGCGCTCACGCTGGTGAGCTCCGCCATCGACGAGCTGACCAACCCCGCGCTGCGCGTGCACAAGCCCGCGCCGCTGCCCAGGGGCACCGTGGCGCCGGTGCACGTGGACCGGCCCGCGCCGGGCGTGCTGCTGAGCGTGCAGGACCTGTGCATCGACTACGCGACGGAGAAGGGCGCCTCCCGCGTGGTGGACACGGTGTCCTTCGACCTGGCGCCCGGAGAGGTGTTCGGCCTGGCGGGCGAGTCCGGCAGCGGCAAGTCCACCATCGGCTCGGCGCTGCTGGGCCTGCTGCCGTCCTCCGCGCGCGTGACGCAGGGGCGCATCCTCTTCAACGGCATGGACGTCACCGCGCTGGAGGGCGCCGGGCTGCGCGCCTTCCGCTGGCGCCAGGTGTCCATGGTGTTCCAGAGCGCGATGAGCGCGCTCAACCCGGTGCTCACGCTGGGCGAGCAGTTCCACGACACGCTGGCGGCGCACGGCCGCGTGTCCCGCGCCACGTCCTACGCCCGCGCGCGGGAGCTGCTGGGCATGGTGGGCCTGTCGCCGGACCTGGTGACGGCGTATCCCCACCAGCTCTCCGGCGGCATGCGGCAGCGCGTGGGCATCGCGCTGGCGCTGGCCCTGGAGCCCCGGCTGGTCATCATGGACGAGCCCACCACGGCGCTGGACGTCGTGGTGCAGAAGGAGCTGCTCCAGCGCATGGTGGAGCTCAAGCAGCGCCTGGGCTTCGCCATCCTCTTCATCACGCACGACCTGCCGCTGCTGCTCGCGCTGGCGGACCGCGTGGGCGTCCTCCAGGGCGGCAAGCTGGTGGAGGTGAACACCTCCGCGGGGCTTCGCGCCGGGGCGCGCCACCCGTACACGCAGCTGCTGCTGTCCTCGTTCCCGCACCTCATCGCGGGGGACGTGTCCGTCACGTCGCACGCGCCAGCGGCACCGGAGCTGTCGGTGTCCCGGCCGTCCACGCGCATTGCCGCCATCCCCGGAGGTCACCGATGA
- a CDS encoding ABC transporter ATP-binding protein, whose product MSAPLLEAEGLTRSFTVGGFFSRERRPILKGVSFSLQPGEIVALVGESGSGKSTLARLLARLDMPDAGHLRLAGRDVLADGGAQASLDYRGRVQMVFQDPFASLNPVHTVAYHLERPLLRHGRVAKSGLRTKVLSLLESVGLTPAEHFAKRFPHELSGGQRQRVAVARALAVEPQVIIADEPTSMLDVSTRKGVLQLLRGLTQERGIGILFITHDLASARHLADRILVLYAGTVVEAGRAEQVLGQPRHPYTKLLLSAVPDGVDFLQAALPVRPATGLPPLVGCPFAPRCPVSEPRCSTLPPPDVLPVANHLVRCHLEASKGVTADASVSS is encoded by the coding sequence ATGAGCGCGCCCCTGCTGGAGGCCGAAGGGCTCACCCGCAGCTTTACCGTGGGCGGCTTCTTCTCCCGCGAGCGCCGCCCCATCCTGAAGGGCGTGTCCTTCTCCCTCCAGCCCGGGGAGATCGTCGCGCTGGTGGGCGAGTCCGGCAGCGGCAAGAGCACCCTGGCCCGGCTGCTGGCCCGGCTGGACATGCCGGACGCGGGGCACCTGCGGCTCGCGGGCCGGGACGTGCTGGCGGACGGGGGCGCCCAGGCGTCGCTCGACTACCGCGGGCGCGTGCAGATGGTGTTCCAGGATCCGTTCGCCTCGCTCAACCCCGTGCACACGGTGGCGTACCACCTGGAGCGGCCGCTGCTGCGCCACGGCCGGGTGGCGAAGTCGGGCCTGCGCACCAAGGTGCTGTCGCTGCTGGAGTCGGTGGGCCTGACGCCCGCGGAGCACTTCGCGAAGCGCTTCCCGCATGAGCTGTCCGGCGGCCAGCGCCAGCGCGTGGCGGTGGCGCGCGCCCTGGCGGTGGAGCCGCAGGTCATCATCGCGGACGAGCCCACGTCGATGCTGGACGTGTCCACGCGCAAGGGCGTGCTGCAACTGCTGCGCGGCCTCACGCAGGAGCGCGGCATCGGCATCCTGTTCATCACCCACGACCTGGCGAGCGCGCGGCACCTGGCCGACCGCATCCTCGTGCTCTACGCGGGCACGGTGGTGGAGGCGGGCCGCGCCGAACAGGTGCTGGGCCAGCCGCGCCACCCGTACACGAAGCTGTTGCTGTCGGCCGTGCCGGATGGCGTGGACTTCCTCCAGGCCGCGCTCCCGGTGCGCCCCGCCACGGGCCTGCCTCCGCTCGTGGGTTGCCCCTTCGCCCCGCGCTGCCCTGTCTCAGAGCCGCGCTGCTCCACGCTTCCTCCCCCCGACGTCCTGCCGGTCGCGAACCACCTGGTCCGCTGCCACCTTGAAGCTTCGAAAGGAGTTACCGCCGATGCGTCAGTTTCCTCCTGA
- a CDS encoding GH1 family beta-glucosidase, protein MRQFPPDFLWGVATSAYQIEGATTVDGRGESIWDRFAATPGKINDKSDGSVACEHYRRWPEDIELMRWMGLKSYRFSIAWPRIIPTGRGQVNTAGVDFYSKLVDSLLGAGIEPFVTLYHWDLPQVLEDQGGWPARATGDAFVEYADVMSRALGDRVKRWITHNEPWCISVLGYGNGEHAPGHKDWSKALAASHQLLVSHGKSVQVIRSNVKNAEVGITLNLTPGEPASPSPEDADACRDFDGGFNRWFLEPLYGRGYPLDVVEDHVKAGRIPSAKLDFIQDGDMKLIAEPTDFLGVNYYSRAVLRSNRIPEEQNAPRTVHVNPAKTDMDWEVYPKGLTTLLVHLHTEYKAGPLYITENGCAYSTGLSADGRVHDTQRVDYLRTHLDACAEAIAQGVNLAGYFAWSLLDNFEWAYGYEKRFGLVYVDYATQQRVPKDSAHLYRDVVAQNGLDVEQAA, encoded by the coding sequence ATGCGTCAGTTTCCTCCTGACTTCCTCTGGGGTGTGGCCACCTCCGCGTATCAGATTGAAGGCGCCACCACGGTCGACGGTCGTGGCGAGTCCATCTGGGACCGCTTCGCCGCCACGCCCGGGAAGATCAACGACAAGTCCGACGGCTCGGTGGCCTGTGAGCACTACCGCCGCTGGCCGGAGGACATCGAACTGATGCGCTGGATGGGGCTGAAGTCCTACCGCTTCTCCATCGCGTGGCCGCGCATCATCCCCACCGGCCGGGGCCAGGTGAACACCGCGGGCGTGGACTTCTACTCCAAGCTGGTGGACTCGCTGCTGGGCGCGGGCATCGAACCCTTCGTCACGCTCTACCACTGGGACCTGCCGCAGGTGCTGGAGGACCAGGGCGGCTGGCCGGCGCGCGCCACCGGCGACGCGTTCGTGGAGTACGCGGACGTGATGAGCCGCGCGCTGGGGGACCGCGTGAAGCGGTGGATCACCCACAACGAGCCCTGGTGCATCAGCGTGCTGGGCTACGGCAACGGCGAGCACGCGCCCGGCCACAAGGACTGGTCCAAGGCCCTGGCCGCGTCGCACCAGCTGCTGGTGTCCCACGGCAAGTCCGTGCAGGTCATCCGCTCCAACGTGAAGAACGCGGAGGTGGGCATCACCCTCAACCTCACGCCCGGCGAGCCCGCGTCGCCCAGCCCCGAGGACGCGGACGCGTGCCGCGACTTCGACGGCGGCTTCAACCGCTGGTTCCTGGAGCCCCTCTACGGCCGGGGCTACCCGCTGGACGTCGTGGAGGACCACGTCAAGGCGGGCCGCATCCCGTCCGCGAAGCTGGACTTCATCCAGGACGGCGACATGAAGCTCATCGCCGAGCCCACCGACTTCCTGGGCGTGAACTACTACTCGCGCGCCGTGCTGCGCAGCAACCGCATCCCGGAGGAGCAGAACGCGCCCCGCACGGTGCACGTCAACCCGGCCAAGACGGACATGGACTGGGAGGTCTATCCCAAGGGCCTCACGACGCTGCTGGTGCACCTGCACACCGAATACAAGGCGGGCCCCCTCTACATCACGGAGAACGGCTGCGCGTACTCCACGGGCCTGAGCGCGGACGGGCGCGTGCACGACACCCAGCGCGTGGACTACCTGCGCACGCACCTGGACGCGTGCGCGGAGGCCATCGCGCAGGGCGTGAACCTGGCGGGCTACTTCGCCTGGTCCCTGCTGGACAACTTCGAATGGGCCTACGGCTACGAGAAGCGCTTCGGCCTGGTCTACGTGGACTACGCCACCCAGCAGCGCGTCCCGAAGGACAGCGCCCACCTCTACCGTGACGTCGTGGCCCAGAACGGCCTGGACGTGGAGCAGGCCGCTTGA